One window from the genome of Spirosoma rhododendri encodes:
- a CDS encoding DUF2461 domain-containing protein: MPTKKEPNATLTTATLAFMSDLVDNNNREWFQANRSRYDAAKAELVRVVDQVLLRMSAFEPLANTASKDCIFRINRDIRFAKDKKPYKSNLAFAIGPGGRHSGRIDYYVHIQPGNQSFLGAGMWQPTPANLAKFRQEVDYNAQELKDIIEADAFKAYFPEAAGEVMKTTPKGYPADHPEIELLRRKELFFMHRFTDKEVVKANFVDELVRGSQIMKPYCDFLNYLFYDEKEEPVEL; the protein is encoded by the coding sequence ATGCCAACGAAGAAAGAACCCAACGCAACCTTAACGACGGCGACGCTAGCCTTTATGAGCGACCTCGTTGACAACAACAACCGGGAGTGGTTTCAGGCTAACCGTAGTCGGTACGATGCCGCTAAAGCTGAGCTGGTCCGCGTAGTCGATCAGGTGCTACTACGTATGAGCGCGTTTGAACCTCTTGCCAACACAGCCTCCAAGGATTGTATTTTCCGTATCAACCGCGATATCCGGTTTGCGAAGGATAAAAAGCCGTACAAATCCAATCTGGCGTTTGCCATTGGGCCCGGCGGTCGGCACTCTGGCCGAATCGATTACTACGTGCATATTCAGCCCGGCAATCAGTCGTTTCTGGGCGCGGGCATGTGGCAGCCGACCCCGGCCAATCTGGCCAAATTCCGGCAGGAGGTCGACTACAACGCGCAGGAACTGAAAGACATTATTGAGGCCGACGCGTTTAAGGCTTATTTTCCCGAAGCAGCGGGTGAGGTGATGAAAACAACGCCGAAAGGCTACCCCGCCGATCATCCCGAAATCGAATTGCTGCGCCGAAAGGAGTTATTTTTCATGCATCGATTCACCGACAAAGAAGTTGTCAAAGCTAATTTCGTGGATGAACTGGTGCGGGGCAGCCAGATCATGAAGCCCTACTGTGACTTCCTGAATTACCTATTTTACGACGAAAAGGAGGAGCCCGTCGAACTGTAA
- a CDS encoding DoxX family protein has protein sequence MNTLISTRYTATMVDGALLLLRIGIAVLMIPHGLQKLNGFDKMQNEFVSFMGLGPKLSLVLAMSAELGCSILLLVGLFTRFATIPLIITMLTALFMAHQGALFGDGEKNGLFITMFLVLLILGPGEYSLDARLGKRRF, from the coding sequence ATGAACACGCTCATCTCCACCCGCTACACCGCTACCATGGTCGACGGGGCCTTGCTGCTGCTGCGTATTGGCATTGCCGTGCTCATGATTCCACACGGTCTGCAAAAGCTCAACGGTTTCGACAAAATGCAGAACGAGTTTGTCAGTTTTATGGGACTTGGCCCCAAACTATCCCTGGTGCTGGCGATGTCGGCCGAGCTGGGCTGTTCCATCCTGTTGCTGGTCGGCCTGTTCACGCGGTTTGCTACCATACCGCTGATTATTACGATGCTGACAGCCTTGTTTATGGCGCATCAGGGCGCGCTGTTCGGCGACGGCGAGAAAAACGGACTGTTTATTACCATGTTTCTGGTATTGCTCATTCTGGGTCCGGGCGAGTATAGCCTCGACGCCCGGCTGGGCAAGCGCCGGTTCTAA
- a CDS encoding spore photoproduct lyase family protein: MPDFNPSLILYTADAINQHGSDVLTRFPEAETMAIRQHNRLPELGMNHFKIKSDVLVLGTLKSKEIRWSGRSSDFIAPSLANGCFGGCAYCYVDRHKKVNPITLFTNTDEILTAVDQHVMSQPWPKPANQTDPEFYTYDIGCNSDISVDYELSDGIQQAFAFYRDHPRAKATFATKFVNPAMLSFDPQRKVRIRFSLMPTEISKLVDVRTDSIEKRIAAINDFYEAGYEVHVNFSPVIVYGGKQWRTDYRRLFQQLDAALRPEVKAQLKCEVIFLTHNQQQHQANLAINPKAEELLWVPELQENKVSQFGGWNIRYQHQLKSKMITVFERLLAEEIPWCQVRYSF, from the coding sequence ATGCCTGACTTCAATCCCAGTCTGATTCTGTATACTGCCGACGCCATCAATCAGCACGGTTCCGACGTGCTGACCCGCTTCCCCGAGGCCGAGACAATGGCAATCCGGCAGCATAATCGTCTGCCGGAACTGGGAATGAATCACTTCAAGATCAAGTCTGATGTGCTGGTGCTGGGTACGCTCAAATCGAAGGAGATTCGCTGGAGCGGGCGCAGCTCGGACTTTATCGCGCCGAGTCTGGCCAACGGTTGTTTTGGGGGCTGTGCCTACTGCTACGTCGACCGGCACAAGAAAGTCAACCCAATTACGCTCTTCACCAATACCGACGAGATACTAACTGCCGTCGATCAACATGTGATGAGCCAACCGTGGCCCAAGCCCGCCAATCAGACCGATCCGGAGTTTTACACCTACGACATTGGCTGTAACTCTGATATTTCGGTTGATTACGAACTGAGCGACGGAATTCAGCAGGCGTTTGCGTTTTACCGCGATCATCCGCGTGCCAAAGCGACGTTCGCAACCAAGTTTGTCAACCCGGCCATGCTTTCGTTTGATCCGCAGCGTAAGGTCAGGATTCGGTTCAGTTTGATGCCCACCGAGATCAGCAAGCTGGTCGATGTGCGTACCGACAGCATTGAGAAGCGCATTGCTGCCATCAACGATTTCTACGAAGCGGGCTATGAGGTGCACGTCAATTTTTCACCAGTAATCGTCTACGGAGGCAAGCAGTGGCGTACCGATTACCGGCGACTGTTTCAGCAACTCGACGCGGCTCTGCGTCCCGAAGTGAAGGCGCAACTGAAGTGCGAAGTGATTTTCCTGACTCATAATCAGCAACAGCATCAGGCGAATCTGGCGATCAACCCGAAGGCGGAAGAATTGCTATGGGTGCCCGAATTGCAGGAAAACAAGGTGAGTCAGTTCGGCGGTTGGAACATTCGGTATCAGCACCAGCTAAAGAGCAAGATGATTACGGTGTTCGAACGGCTGCTGGCGGAGGAAATTCCCTGGTGTCAGGTACGCTACAGCTTTTAG
- a CDS encoding (2Fe-2S)-binding protein encodes MTDNDNYVVDGAGRRWFLKQSTALAGTLLLPPLATSSSAHPAAAPTADTTTRPITLRINRKTYKLTAEPRETLLDLMRERLNLTGSKKGCDHGQCGACTVHIDGRRAYSCLTLAVMQQGRDITTIEGLGTESALHLLQAAFIEHDGFQCGFCTPGQLMAGAALLKEGHTGSADEIREWMSGNICRCGAYPGIVSAIQSVKKGGTPG; translated from the coding sequence ATGACTGACAACGACAACTATGTGGTCGACGGTGCCGGACGGCGATGGTTCCTGAAGCAGTCGACGGCGCTGGCCGGCACCCTGCTTCTACCCCCGCTTGCTACCTCATCATCGGCCCATCCTGCTGCCGCGCCAACTGCGGATACAACCACCCGGCCTATTACCCTACGTATCAACCGGAAGACGTACAAGCTGACGGCTGAACCGCGCGAGACACTACTTGATCTGATGCGGGAACGGCTTAACCTCACGGGTTCCAAGAAAGGCTGCGACCACGGCCAATGTGGTGCCTGCACGGTGCACATCGACGGGCGACGGGCCTACTCCTGCCTGACGCTGGCGGTTATGCAACAGGGCCGCGATATCACGACCATCGAAGGGCTGGGCACCGAATCGGCGCTGCACCTACTACAGGCTGCTTTTATCGAACACGATGGGTTTCAGTGCGGCTTTTGCACACCTGGTCAGCTTATGGCGGGGGCGGCCCTGCTCAAAGAGGGACATACCGGCTCGGCCGACGAAATTCGGGAGTGGATGAGCGGCAACATATGCCGGTGCGGGGCCTATCCGGGTATAGTATCTGCTATTCAGTCGGTTAAGAAAGGAGGAACACCAGGATGA
- a CDS encoding FAD binding domain-containing protein: protein MNNFRYNEANQPAQAIQQIGTGADTKFIAGGTNLVDLMKYTVEQPNTLVDISRLELAKIEKTATGIRIGALARNSDMAEHPLVTGQFPLLSEALLAGASPQLRNMATLGGNLMQRTRCNYFYDVSQPCNKRQGPTAQAGCGALDGYNRIHAILGLETGNLNQSCIATNPSDINVALAALDAVVNVSGPGGQRTIPIRDFHRLAGNKPQQDTTLAPNELITSIDLATPQRAGKSHYLKVRDRASYAFALVSVATRLVVENDRIQDVRLALGGVAHKPWRLTSVEQQLIGKPATEASFREAARQLVAGAKGFEHNAFKIELAQSAIVRALQTVAA from the coding sequence ATGAACAATTTTCGATACAACGAAGCCAACCAACCCGCGCAGGCTATTCAGCAGATCGGCACTGGCGCAGACACGAAATTTATCGCAGGTGGTACCAATCTGGTCGACCTGATGAAATACACGGTTGAGCAGCCCAACACGCTGGTCGATATCAGTCGGCTGGAGCTGGCCAAGATTGAGAAAACAGCCACGGGCATACGCATCGGCGCGCTGGCCCGCAACAGCGACATGGCCGAGCACCCACTCGTAACGGGGCAATTTCCCCTGCTTTCGGAAGCGTTGCTGGCTGGCGCGTCGCCCCAGTTGCGGAACATGGCAACGCTGGGTGGCAACCTGATGCAGCGCACGCGGTGCAACTATTTCTACGACGTCAGCCAGCCTTGTAACAAACGACAGGGTCCGACTGCGCAGGCCGGGTGCGGGGCGCTGGACGGCTATAATCGCATTCATGCCATCCTGGGGCTGGAAACGGGCAATCTGAATCAGTCGTGCATTGCTACCAATCCCAGCGACATAAACGTCGCACTGGCGGCCCTCGACGCCGTGGTGAACGTAAGCGGACCAGGGGGTCAGCGCACTATTCCGATTCGGGATTTTCACCGGCTGGCGGGCAACAAACCGCAGCAGGATACGACACTGGCCCCCAACGAACTGATCACATCGATCGATCTGGCGACTCCCCAGCGGGCGGGCAAATCACACTACCTGAAAGTACGTGACCGGGCGTCGTATGCCTTTGCGCTGGTCTCGGTTGCTACCCGGCTGGTTGTCGAAAACGACCGGATTCAGGATGTCAGGCTGGCGCTGGGCGGTGTTGCCCACAAGCCCTGGCGGCTGACCAGCGTCGAGCAGCAGTTGATTGGCAAGCCCGCTACGGAAGCCTCGTTTCGCGAAGCTGCCCGTCAGCTGGTGGCCGGGGCTAAGGGCTTCGAGCACAACGCGTTTAAAATCGAGCTGGCTCAGTCAGCTATTGTCCGGGCCCTGCAAACGGTAGCCGCGTAA
- a CDS encoding xanthine dehydrogenase family protein molybdopterin-binding subunit gives MEPKLIGDPIDRIDGKQKVTGGARYSADIKQPEMAYAVLVMSTIANGTIRDIDTASAEKMPGVLAIMTHKNTPKLPGYDANKPGATALGRVLHLLHDNQVDYSNQPIAMAIADSFEHAVDAANHVRVTYQPKTPAPGLPTSKAEPFRPQKLPRPDDPVDTQRGDLTKAMASAEVSLKQTYTTPTQIHNALEPHTSVAVWEGKQLTIYQATQGIFPSRERIAEYFALPPENVRVIAQFVGGGFGSKGPVWADGVLAAMAAQYVKRPVKLELRRSDMFGMVGSRSATTQQLEIGASRSGDFLGMAHRSLNQTSVFDDFSEPAGILTRVLYKCPSQEVTHRSIRANIGATSPMRAPGEAPGMFALESAIDELAYQLNMDPIALRLKNYAETDQQKELPFSSKSLRECYQQGAERFGWSKRTAAPRSMRDGNILIGMGMATATYPTIRDEASAKIKFNADGTVLLSIGTQDIGTGSYTAMTQLAANAFGISTDLVTLRAGDTRQPKTPVSGGSRTTASAGSAVVQAAEAVILKAKQLALNDLKSPLKGQKESDMVVEKGRLFLKSDPKKGELLTTLLKRNGGNALEASTSSKSGDEKEKYSMYAHGAQFAEVRIDEALGEIRVSKLTGAYAAGRIVNAKTAHSQLVGGIVWGVSMALLEHAIHDPRTNRIMNANLAEYHVPVNADIPDIDAFFVDEKDEIVNPAGVKGIGEIGITGSVAAIANAIYHATGKRIRELPITPDKIMSFTA, from the coding sequence ATGGAACCAAAACTCATTGGCGACCCGATCGATCGTATCGACGGCAAGCAAAAAGTAACCGGCGGGGCCCGCTACTCGGCAGACATTAAACAGCCGGAAATGGCGTATGCCGTATTGGTGATGAGCACCATTGCCAACGGTACCATCCGCGACATCGATACCGCCAGCGCGGAGAAGATGCCCGGCGTACTGGCCATCATGACGCACAAAAACACCCCAAAACTTCCGGGCTACGACGCGAATAAACCCGGCGCGACGGCCCTCGGGCGGGTGCTGCATTTGCTGCACGACAATCAAGTCGATTACAGCAACCAGCCGATTGCCATGGCCATTGCCGATTCGTTCGAGCATGCTGTCGATGCAGCTAATCACGTACGGGTTACGTACCAGCCCAAAACACCCGCTCCGGGCCTGCCGACCAGCAAAGCCGAACCGTTCCGGCCGCAGAAACTGCCCCGCCCCGACGACCCGGTCGATACGCAACGGGGTGATCTGACGAAAGCAATGGCATCGGCTGAAGTCTCGCTTAAACAGACGTACACCACCCCGACGCAGATACACAACGCGCTAGAACCCCATACGTCGGTAGCGGTATGGGAGGGCAAACAACTGACGATCTACCAGGCGACCCAGGGCATCTTCCCGTCGCGGGAGCGCATCGCCGAGTACTTCGCCCTGCCGCCCGAAAACGTACGGGTCATCGCCCAGTTTGTCGGGGGTGGATTTGGTAGCAAGGGCCCCGTCTGGGCCGACGGCGTTCTGGCCGCGATGGCAGCTCAGTATGTCAAACGGCCGGTGAAGCTCGAACTCCGGCGCAGCGATATGTTTGGCATGGTTGGCTCCCGGTCGGCCACGACTCAGCAGCTCGAAATCGGCGCGTCGCGCAGTGGCGATTTTCTGGGTATGGCGCACCGGTCGCTGAACCAGACGTCGGTGTTCGACGATTTTTCCGAACCGGCCGGTATCCTGACCCGGGTACTGTACAAATGCCCCAGTCAGGAGGTGACGCACCGGTCGATACGGGCAAACATCGGCGCCACCTCGCCCATGCGCGCGCCGGGCGAAGCGCCGGGTATGTTTGCCCTCGAATCAGCCATCGACGAACTGGCGTACCAGCTCAACATGGACCCGATTGCGCTGCGACTGAAAAATTACGCGGAAACCGATCAGCAGAAAGAACTGCCGTTTTCCAGCAAATCGCTGCGGGAGTGCTACCAGCAGGGTGCCGAACGCTTTGGCTGGTCGAAGCGGACGGCGGCTCCCCGCTCGATGCGCGACGGCAACATCCTGATCGGTATGGGCATGGCAACGGCCACTTACCCGACCATCCGCGACGAAGCCTCGGCCAAAATCAAATTCAACGCCGACGGTACGGTGCTGCTCAGCATCGGTACGCAGGACATCGGTACCGGCTCCTACACGGCCATGACGCAGCTGGCGGCCAACGCGTTCGGTATTTCGACCGATCTAGTAACGCTGCGGGCGGGCGACACCCGTCAGCCCAAAACACCCGTGTCGGGTGGTTCACGCACGACTGCCAGTGCGGGCTCGGCCGTGGTACAGGCCGCGGAAGCCGTCATTCTCAAAGCTAAACAACTCGCTCTCAACGATCTCAAGTCGCCTTTGAAAGGGCAGAAGGAAAGCGATATGGTCGTCGAAAAAGGCCGGCTTTTCCTGAAAAGCGACCCCAAAAAAGGCGAGCTACTGACGACACTGCTCAAGCGTAACGGCGGCAACGCGCTGGAAGCGTCGACCAGTTCGAAATCGGGCGATGAAAAGGAAAAGTATTCGATGTACGCCCACGGCGCGCAGTTTGCCGAAGTGCGGATCGACGAAGCGCTGGGCGAAATCCGGGTGTCGAAACTGACGGGAGCGTATGCGGCCGGGCGAATCGTCAATGCCAAAACGGCCCATAGTCAGCTTGTCGGCGGCATTGTCTGGGGGGTAAGCATGGCCTTGCTGGAGCATGCCATTCATGACCCGCGTACCAACCGAATCATGAACGCCAACCTGGCCGAATACCACGTACCGGTGAATGCCGACATCCCCGACATCGACGCATTTTTCGTGGATGAAAAAGACGAAATCGTAAACCCGGCGGGGGTTAAAGGCATCGGTGAAATTGGGATTACGGGGTCTGTGGCGGCTATTGCCAATGCCATCTACCACGCTACGGGCAAGCGTATCCGGGAGCTGCCCATCACCCCGGACAAGATTATGTCCTTTACCGCCTGA
- a CDS encoding hybrid sensor histidine kinase/response regulator: MILIVDDRPENILPLKKILDLHQFTVDTAGSGEEALKKVLKTDYSVIILDVQMPDMDGFEVATAIAGFGRAKHTSIIFLSAVNTDKKFITKGYTSGGVDYLTKPVDPDILVLKVKTLHKLYEQQQTLRVAQASLRQEIDVRKQAEQALTVRMQELQAMLTMLPQLAFTTTPDGQLEYVNQHWLRYARSPLTLPETHPNDDMASIWQEALRAGDAGYSREVNLKELATGTHVCHLLRVIPIRQQDQLVRWIGTFTDIQDQKQTAAQLEKEVALRTSELQRKNSELERSNQEMQQFTWVVSHDLKEPLRKIQLMSDLVKQKYLSDNAEATMYLDRTIQSSARLSTMINDLLAYSQLSAPETFTTTDLNELLTTLRFDYEPIIRQKEATVDIGPMPTIEAMPTRIRQVFQNLLSNALKFARPGVPPYIRISAERVGERAIDAPVDPSGDYYRFTVSDNGIGFEDKFLSRIFVIFQRLNSRERYEGTGIGLAIAQKNVSVHNGLISAQSKVNEGSCFTFVLPISQRAKE, encoded by the coding sequence ATGATTCTCATTGTTGATGACAGACCCGAGAATATCCTTCCGCTAAAAAAAATCCTCGATTTACACCAGTTTACGGTCGATACAGCCGGGTCGGGCGAAGAAGCCTTGAAAAAGGTGCTCAAAACAGACTACTCTGTTATCATTCTGGACGTGCAGATGCCGGATATGGACGGCTTCGAGGTGGCCACCGCCATTGCCGGATTCGGCCGCGCCAAGCATACGTCGATCATCTTTCTGTCGGCCGTCAACACCGATAAGAAGTTCATCACGAAAGGCTACACATCGGGGGGCGTCGATTACCTGACTAAGCCGGTCGACCCTGATATTCTGGTGCTTAAAGTAAAAACCCTGCACAAGCTATACGAGCAGCAGCAAACACTCCGCGTTGCGCAGGCATCGCTGCGGCAGGAGATCGACGTGCGCAAACAGGCCGAGCAGGCCCTCACCGTTCGGATGCAGGAGCTACAGGCGATGCTGACGATGCTGCCCCAGCTGGCCTTCACAACCACGCCCGACGGGCAGCTGGAGTACGTCAATCAGCACTGGCTGCGCTACGCCCGAAGCCCGCTGACGCTGCCCGAAACACACCCCAACGACGATATGGCTTCGATCTGGCAGGAAGCTCTTCGGGCGGGCGATGCGGGCTATAGCCGGGAGGTCAACCTGAAAGAGCTGGCCACGGGCACACACGTCTGCCACCTGCTCCGCGTGATTCCGATTCGGCAGCAGGACCAGCTGGTGCGGTGGATCGGCACATTTACCGACATTCAGGACCAGAAACAAACAGCCGCGCAACTCGAAAAAGAGGTGGCCCTACGCACGAGCGAGCTGCAACGGAAGAACAGCGAACTGGAGCGCAGCAATCAGGAAATGCAACAGTTTACGTGGGTGGTTTCGCACGACCTGAAAGAGCCGCTCCGCAAGATTCAGCTGATGAGCGATCTCGTCAAGCAGAAATACCTGAGCGACAATGCCGAAGCGACCATGTACCTCGACCGCACGATTCAGTCGTCGGCCCGGCTGTCGACCATGATCAACGATCTGCTGGCTTACTCGCAGTTGTCGGCCCCCGAAACGTTTACGACTACCGATCTGAACGAACTGCTGACTACGCTACGATTCGACTACGAACCCATTATCCGGCAGAAAGAAGCGACCGTCGATATCGGGCCGATGCCTACGATCGAAGCGATGCCGACCCGGATTCGGCAGGTTTTTCAAAATCTGCTGTCCAACGCCCTGAAGTTTGCCCGGCCCGGTGTCCCCCCCTACATCAGAATCAGCGCCGAACGTGTGGGTGAGCGGGCCATCGACGCCCCCGTTGACCCATCGGGCGACTACTACCGGTTTACCGTCTCCGACAACGGTATCGGCTTCGAGGACAAGTTTCTGAGCCGCATTTTTGTCATTTTTCAGCGTCTGAACAGTCGGGAGCGCTACGAAGGTACCGGCATCGGTTTGGCCATCGCACAGAAAAACGTCAGTGTTCATAACGGCCTGATCTCGGCCCAGAGCAAGGTCAACGAAGGCAGCTGTTTCACGTTTGTTTTACCAATTAGTCAACGAGCGAAAGAGTGA